A window of Paraburkholderia bryophila contains these coding sequences:
- the tssA gene encoding type VI secretion system protein TssA: protein MPTNLDTLLAPLSETSPCGDDLLFSNDFDAIQHARRFEDPSLDQGEWVTDIKEADWPFVVERTRALLQTQTKDLRLAVWLTEALALEEGMVGLTQGYTLLTGLCERFWDTVHPLPEGDDTEYRLGNVAWLVGRTGELLRAMPLTSSQGNAYSTIDWDVATHVAQAVKRDPDHADEIARGKPSIEQIEASKRATPPAFYTALLADLKAFEAAMLALEQELDRRAADVAPSFRQAKDAYENVFRLAERFARELGVNAETSQPKAPASTEHERAEPTFKTSTQREEPVLTTTPTSPIAGIQSRAQAVAQLRAVARFFRGTEPHNPAAYFAEKAAEAADMPLHQWLSTVVKDDGSLAHIRELLGVKPDDQKS, encoded by the coding sequence ATGCCGACTAATCTGGACACCCTGCTGGCGCCGCTCAGCGAGACCTCGCCATGCGGCGACGATCTGCTGTTTTCCAACGATTTCGACGCGATCCAGCACGCGCGCCGTTTCGAAGATCCTTCGCTCGATCAGGGCGAGTGGGTCACGGACATCAAGGAGGCCGACTGGCCGTTCGTGGTGGAGCGCACCCGCGCGCTGCTGCAAACGCAGACCAAAGACCTGCGGCTCGCCGTCTGGCTCACGGAGGCGCTCGCGCTCGAAGAGGGCATGGTCGGCCTCACGCAGGGCTATACGCTGTTGACCGGGCTGTGCGAGCGCTTCTGGGACACCGTGCATCCGCTGCCGGAAGGCGACGACACCGAGTATCGACTCGGCAATGTCGCGTGGCTGGTGGGCCGCACCGGCGAGCTGCTGCGCGCCATGCCGCTGACCTCGTCGCAAGGTAACGCGTACAGCACGATCGATTGGGACGTGGCCACGCACGTCGCGCAAGCCGTCAAGCGCGATCCGGATCACGCGGACGAAATCGCGCGCGGCAAACCGTCCATCGAGCAGATCGAAGCGTCGAAGCGCGCCACGCCGCCGGCGTTCTACACGGCGCTGCTGGCCGATCTGAAAGCGTTCGAGGCCGCCATGCTCGCGCTCGAACAGGAACTCGACCGCCGCGCCGCCGACGTCGCGCCGAGTTTCCGTCAGGCGAAAGACGCGTATGAGAACGTCTTCCGTCTGGCCGAACGGTTTGCGCGCGAACTGGGCGTGAACGCGGAAACGTCGCAGCCCAAAGCCCCCGCGTCGACCGAGCACGAACGCGCCGAGCCGACCTTCAAGACCTCAACGCAACGCGAGGAACCCGTGTTGACGACCACGCCGACCAGCCCGATTGCAGGAATCCAGAGCCGTGCGCAAGCCGTCGCGCAGTTGCGCGCGGTGGCCCGGTTCTTTCGCGGCACGGAGCCGCACAATCCGGCGGCTTACTTCGCCGAGAAAGCCGCGGAGGCCGCGGATATGCCGTTGCATCAATGGCTGTCCACGGTGGTGAAAGACGACGGCTCGCTCGCGCATATCCGCGAGCTGCTGGGCGTGAAGCCGGACGATCAGAAGAGCTAG
- a CDS encoding GlxA family transcriptional regulator — translation MNITVLTLEGVFDTGLAIVLDALTTANELSALQAWPGEPFQVSVAGVRRKVKSAQGLSVPVRPLADCPAPDLVIVPALGYKMPESLQAALARADVAEAAVALRGWAETGVRIAAACVGTFVLAESGLLAQHNATTTWWLAPLFRQRYPSVRLDTSHMLVNSGQFVTAGAAFSHIDMTLWLIRQASPELATLVANYLVVDSRPSQSAYIISDHLSHADPLVERFDRWARAHLDKGFNLDAAANELATSKRTLARRVRDVLGKTPVSHVQDLRIERAVHLLKTSSNSVDRIADMVGYADGVTLRTLLRRRLRKGIREIRGA, via the coding sequence ATGAATATTACGGTGCTGACGCTGGAAGGCGTATTCGACACGGGTCTCGCGATCGTTCTGGATGCGTTGACCACGGCGAATGAACTCTCCGCGTTGCAGGCGTGGCCGGGCGAACCGTTTCAGGTGTCGGTCGCCGGTGTGCGCCGCAAGGTCAAAAGCGCGCAAGGCCTGAGCGTTCCCGTGCGACCGCTGGCGGACTGCCCGGCGCCGGATCTGGTGATCGTGCCGGCGCTCGGCTACAAGATGCCCGAGTCGCTGCAGGCGGCGCTGGCGCGTGCGGACGTGGCCGAAGCCGCCGTCGCGCTGCGTGGTTGGGCGGAAACGGGGGTGCGTATCGCCGCGGCGTGCGTCGGTACGTTCGTGCTGGCTGAAAGCGGCTTGCTGGCGCAGCACAACGCCACCACCACGTGGTGGCTGGCGCCGCTGTTTCGTCAACGCTATCCGTCCGTGCGTCTCGACACGAGCCATATGCTGGTCAACTCCGGACAGTTCGTGACGGCAGGCGCCGCGTTCAGCCACATCGACATGACGCTCTGGTTGATCCGCCAGGCCAGTCCCGAACTGGCCACGCTGGTGGCGAATTACCTGGTGGTCGACTCGCGGCCGTCGCAATCGGCGTACATCATTTCGGATCACCTGTCGCACGCCGATCCGCTGGTCGAGCGTTTCGACCGCTGGGCTCGCGCGCATCTCGACAAGGGTTTCAATCTGGATGCCGCCGCCAATGAACTGGCGACCAGCAAGCGCACGCTGGCGCGGCGCGTTCGCGACGTTCTGGGCAAGACGCCGGTCTCGCACGTGCAGGACCTGCGCATCGAGCGTGCCGTGCATCTGCTGAAGACCAGCAGCAACAGCGTCGACAGGATCGCCGACATGGTGGGCTATGCCGACGGCGTCACGTTGCGCACGCTGCTGCGCCGTCGGTTGCGTAAGGGCATACGCGAGATCAGAGGCGCGTGA
- a CDS encoding putative quinol monooxygenase, whose translation MIKYALFARFEAKPGKEADVAAFLEKGLELANQETTTPIWFALKLSDRVFGVFDAFQDEAGRDAHLSGPIARALMGSADELFVAPPEIAKIEVLGLKNQPA comes from the coding sequence ATGATCAAGTACGCACTGTTCGCGCGCTTTGAAGCGAAGCCCGGCAAGGAAGCAGACGTGGCGGCTTTTCTGGAAAAAGGACTGGAGCTGGCGAATCAGGAAACCACCACGCCGATCTGGTTTGCGTTGAAATTGTCGGACCGCGTGTTCGGCGTGTTCGACGCGTTCCAGGACGAAGCGGGCCGCGACGCGCATCTGAGCGGGCCGATCGCCAGGGCGTTGATGGGCAGCGCCGACGAGTTGTTCGTGGCACCGCCGGAGATCGCGAAGATCGAGGTGCTTGGGCTGAAGAATCAGCCCGCGTAA
- a CDS encoding DUF488 domain-containing protein: protein MGIRIVQLGSPRVAGEGLRIGTVRRPPRGVPKAEFGSRDYYDVWLPNLSPSAELVAEAKAAVSAADWQKFERKFRSEMNDGEASKVLDLLAALSQSSDFSVGCYCEDENRCHRKILRQLLGERGALIK from the coding sequence ATGGGCATCCGCATCGTGCAACTCGGTTCTCCTCGTGTGGCGGGCGAGGGATTGCGCATCGGGACGGTGAGGCGGCCACCGCGTGGCGTCCCCAAGGCCGAGTTTGGCAGCCGGGATTATTACGATGTCTGGTTGCCGAATCTGTCGCCAAGCGCTGAGCTGGTGGCCGAGGCCAAGGCGGCGGTCAGCGCGGCCGACTGGCAGAAGTTCGAGCGGAAATTCCGGTCGGAAATGAATGACGGCGAAGCCAGCAAGGTGTTGGACTTGCTGGCGGCCTTGTCACAAAGCTCGGATTTTTCCGTCGGCTGTTACTGCGAAGACGAAAACCGGTGCCACCGGAAGATACTTCGTCAGTTGCTCGGTGAACGGGGCGCGCTGATCAAGTGA
- a CDS encoding OmpA family protein, with amino-acid sequence MLKPRNSGTSRTPRMRMAALLAGLLLSAAAQADNDGPARVTPVDNSGMAIHTTVLPGTASAQTGTAGPAVSTAGLASGTTGTGAITAAPPPVNATPGQVVVGGKVPDEATKAAVLAKLRDTYGAANVVDQIEVADVATPPNWSANVQKLIGPQLKQISKGQLKIDGTQIDVKGEVHNESQRQQLASDMANALNPTYTIKNGLRVSASEQGLLDQTLANRTIEFETGSATLTPQGRLILDQMAAAMQKMTTRTVAIIGHTDNSGNRTSNIALSQARADAVKGYLVAKGISPQQMTTTGVGPDQPIASNDSTDGRARNRRIEFRAGS; translated from the coding sequence ATGCTGAAGCCACGCAACTCAGGCACCTCACGCACCCCACGCATGCGCATGGCCGCGCTGCTCGCGGGGCTGCTGCTCAGCGCCGCCGCGCAAGCCGACAACGACGGCCCGGCGCGCGTCACGCCGGTCGACAACAGCGGCATGGCGATTCACACCACGGTGCTGCCGGGCACGGCGTCCGCGCAAACGGGCACCGCCGGACCCGCGGTGAGCACAGCCGGCCTCGCCAGCGGCACGACCGGCACCGGCGCGATCACCGCTGCGCCGCCGCCCGTCAATGCAACGCCGGGTCAGGTGGTGGTCGGCGGCAAGGTACCCGACGAAGCGACCAAGGCGGCCGTGCTCGCGAAACTGCGCGACACGTATGGCGCGGCCAATGTGGTCGATCAGATCGAAGTGGCCGACGTCGCGACGCCGCCCAACTGGTCAGCCAACGTGCAAAAGCTGATCGGCCCGCAGTTGAAGCAGATCAGCAAAGGCCAGTTGAAGATCGACGGCACGCAGATCGACGTGAAGGGTGAAGTACATAACGAGTCGCAGCGCCAGCAGCTAGCGAGTGACATGGCGAACGCGCTGAACCCGACCTACACGATCAAGAACGGGCTGCGCGTGAGCGCGTCCGAACAGGGGCTGCTCGATCAGACGCTGGCCAACCGCACGATCGAATTCGAAACCGGCAGCGCAACGCTCACGCCGCAAGGCCGGCTGATTCTCGATCAGATGGCGGCGGCCATGCAGAAGATGACGACCCGAACCGTGGCGATCATCGGGCACACCGACAACTCGGGTAATCGCACGTCGAATATCGCGCTGAGCCAGGCGCGCGCGGATGCGGTGAAGGGCTATCTGGTCGCCAAGGGCATCTCCCCCCAGCAGATGACGACCACCGGCGTCGGTCCGGATCAGCCGATCGCGTCGAACGATTCGACGGATGGACGCGCGAGGAACCGGCGCATCGAGTTCCGCGCGGGGTCGTGA
- the tagF gene encoding type VI secretion system-associated protein TagF has product MTQTVQAQIAYFGKIPSRGDFVKSAHNPQLLATLDRWIAEAMELLTDDPRWKIVYENAKPMHFAFLGSRSKLAIAGHMMASHDQSSRRFPFLAATALEVEKPLTFLAHSPLAFARLWSRIASQMKPLLGASEPAGALQALGETMVPIEIGGGPGNPHDGTFNDFVEHQTLAGLEQMLLASGHPVRLRGAMLALGSLLRPVMQSGSSHLERGLTLPLPNDPFYRSLVAAFWLELIAPFVAQADFELAIFIGTIAERERLIIGFNGASAKTLHSVVDPQSYAAHNIDIDDPEWIDEHAQNDHGISKLVSYLDQPQLSLRVSIDTFHEAFTGA; this is encoded by the coding sequence ATGACGCAGACCGTACAGGCGCAAATCGCCTATTTCGGCAAGATTCCGTCGCGCGGCGATTTCGTGAAGAGCGCGCATAACCCGCAGTTGCTGGCTACGCTCGATCGCTGGATCGCGGAAGCGATGGAACTGCTCACCGACGATCCGCGCTGGAAGATCGTCTACGAAAACGCCAAGCCGATGCACTTCGCGTTCCTCGGTTCGCGCAGCAAGCTGGCAATCGCCGGCCATATGATGGCGAGCCACGACCAGTCGTCGCGGCGCTTTCCGTTTCTCGCCGCCACGGCGCTCGAAGTCGAAAAGCCGCTGACGTTCCTCGCGCACAGCCCGCTCGCCTTCGCGCGCCTATGGTCGCGCATCGCCTCGCAAATGAAACCGCTGCTCGGCGCAAGCGAGCCGGCCGGCGCGCTGCAGGCGCTCGGCGAGACGATGGTGCCGATCGAGATTGGCGGCGGTCCCGGCAATCCGCACGACGGCACCTTCAACGACTTCGTCGAGCATCAAACCCTTGCCGGTCTCGAACAGATGCTGCTCGCGAGCGGCCACCCGGTGCGTCTGCGCGGCGCAATGCTGGCGCTCGGCTCGCTGCTGCGTCCGGTGATGCAAAGCGGCTCGTCGCATCTGGAACGCGGGCTCACGCTGCCGCTGCCGAACGACCCGTTCTACCGCAGTCTGGTGGCCGCGTTCTGGCTCGAACTGATCGCGCCCTTCGTCGCCCAGGCAGATTTCGAACTAGCTATTTTCATCGGCACGATTGCCGAGCGCGAGCGGCTCATCATCGGCTTTAACGGCGCTTCGGCCAAAACGCTGCACAGCGTGGTCGATCCGCAATCGTATGCGGCACATAACATCGATATCGACGATCCCGAGTGGATCGACGAACACGCACAAAACGATCATGGCATCAGCAAGCTCGTCAGTTACCTCGACCAACCGCAACTGTCGCTGCGCGTCAGCATCGACACGTTCCACGAAGCCTTCACGGGAGCGTGA
- the tssM gene encoding type VI secretion system membrane subunit TssM: MRRILNVLTHTRTLSIIGLLALAAVLFIGAEAAQIDLMWPALVFGAVLALIVLVWVIRRLLARRANRKLGEMLEQQAEKQTETGPAPTPARQAELDVLRTRLVDAVKTIKTSKIGQVSGGSALYELPWYIVIGNPAAGKSSAVLNSGLQFPFADKNNAVIHGIGGTRNCDWFFTTEGILLDTAGRYSVHDEDRTEWLGFLGLLKRFRPKAPINGIIVTASIAELTNSKPEFAINLAKNLRQRVQELTEKLEVFAPVYVMFTKADLITGFTEFFSGSERHEYDRVWGATLPYQPDEKRDVVGLFDEHFEELYDGLKEISVAQMSINRGNKLSPGQLSFPLEFSTIKPALRAFLATLFETNPFQYKPIFRGFYFTSALQEGETNSAAATRIATRFGLSADSLPKPHSAFSKNGFFLRDLFSKVIFADRQTVRQFASPAKTRMRYATFFGFVAVLALALGGWTWSTVNNEQLTANVQADLDNVVRLQQNRNDLQSRMQAMDVLEDRIDQLEQFRRDRPLAVSLGLYQGDRLEQRLLTEYYNGVRQILLDPVSQNLASFLKDVNAHPDQLAPLNRTPDAAAVPVSAHAAMAANGQGGLYSDASPTNVEDAYNALKTYLMLSDKRHVETAHLTDQVARFWRGWLETNRGNMPRDEMIRSAERMITFYLSRVSDDDWPMIDENLGLVDQTRENLRRVVRGMPARQRVYEEIKARASTRFAPMTIARIVGDNNTALVAGSYAIPGTFTREAWFQYVQPAIRDAATKELQAKDWVLNTSAHDDLTLEGSPEQIQKALVTMYKTDYAMHWQKFMQGIAVQNFGSFGQAVDAMNRLGDPQDSPIRKVLETAYDQTSWDNPSLFNANLKRAQTGATSWFKNLFSRVPTGQLNANIDINGNPVEMPMGPIGQEFSALGRIVQTGDNGSMLKGYMDTLSKVRTRFNVIKNQGDPGPGARQLMQQTLDGSGSELADSLKYVDEQMLTGLTDSQRKALRPLLVRPLMAAYAVVIQPASVEVNKVWNAQVYQTFQGSLATKYPFAGDAKVEAGASEIAQVFGPDGAIAKFVGTTLGPLAVRRGDTLTARTWGDMGLALTPDFTSGFARWVAPLAGGAAGGGAGAQGSAEPQTVFQILPQPSSGTTEYTLAIDGQQMRYRNTPPQWTNFVWPNPSGSPGATLNATTFDGRTLQLVNEPGRYGLEKLINSAQRKRRPDGTFDLTWTQGNITVAVSMRIISTSQASSASSDAPQQQSLRGLRLPSSVADVSAAANSVNATAAGGPGAAPSPAPVNAPATAAAAVSNTGSAQ; this comes from the coding sequence ATGCGACGCATTCTCAACGTGTTGACCCATACACGCACGCTCTCGATCATCGGCCTGCTCGCGCTCGCCGCTGTTTTATTCATCGGCGCGGAAGCGGCGCAGATCGACCTGATGTGGCCCGCGCTCGTGTTCGGCGCAGTGCTCGCGTTGATCGTGCTGGTCTGGGTGATCCGCCGCCTGCTCGCGCGGCGTGCGAATCGCAAGCTCGGCGAAATGCTCGAGCAGCAGGCGGAGAAGCAGACCGAGACCGGTCCGGCGCCCACGCCCGCGCGTCAGGCGGAACTCGACGTGCTGCGCACGCGCCTCGTCGACGCGGTGAAAACCATCAAGACCTCGAAGATCGGCCAGGTCTCGGGCGGCTCGGCGCTGTACGAACTGCCGTGGTACATCGTGATCGGCAACCCGGCGGCCGGCAAGAGCAGCGCGGTGCTGAACTCGGGTTTGCAATTCCCGTTCGCCGACAAGAACAACGCGGTGATTCACGGCATTGGCGGCACGCGTAACTGCGACTGGTTCTTCACGACCGAAGGCATTCTGCTAGACACCGCCGGCCGCTATTCCGTGCACGACGAAGACCGCACCGAATGGCTCGGCTTTCTCGGCCTGCTCAAGCGGTTCCGGCCGAAGGCGCCGATCAACGGCATCATCGTCACGGCAAGCATTGCCGAGCTGACCAACAGTAAGCCCGAATTCGCAATCAATCTCGCGAAGAACCTGCGCCAGCGCGTGCAGGAATTGACCGAGAAGCTCGAAGTGTTCGCGCCGGTGTACGTGATGTTCACCAAGGCCGACCTGATTACCGGCTTCACCGAATTTTTCAGCGGCAGCGAGCGTCACGAATACGACCGCGTGTGGGGCGCCACCCTGCCCTACCAGCCCGACGAGAAGCGCGACGTGGTCGGCCTGTTCGACGAGCACTTCGAAGAACTGTATGACGGCCTGAAAGAAATCAGCGTCGCGCAGATGTCGATCAATCGCGGCAACAAGCTGTCGCCGGGCCAGTTGAGCTTCCCGCTCGAATTCTCGACCATCAAGCCCGCGTTGCGCGCGTTCCTCGCCACGCTGTTCGAAACCAACCCGTTCCAGTACAAGCCGATTTTCCGCGGCTTCTACTTCACCAGCGCCTTGCAGGAAGGCGAAACCAACAGCGCCGCGGCCACCCGCATCGCCACCCGTTTCGGCCTGAGCGCCGACAGCCTGCCCAAGCCGCATAGTGCGTTCTCGAAGAACGGCTTCTTCCTGCGCGACCTGTTCTCGAAAGTGATCTTCGCCGACCGTCAGACGGTCCGGCAATTCGCGAGCCCCGCCAAAACGCGCATGCGCTATGCGACGTTCTTCGGCTTCGTGGCCGTGCTGGCGCTGGCGCTCGGCGGCTGGACGTGGTCCACGGTGAATAACGAGCAACTCACCGCGAACGTGCAGGCCGACCTCGACAATGTCGTGCGTCTGCAGCAGAACCGCAACGATCTGCAGTCGCGCATGCAGGCCATGGACGTGCTCGAAGACCGCATCGACCAGCTCGAACAGTTCCGCCGCGACCGGCCGCTCGCGGTGTCGCTCGGTCTGTATCAGGGCGACCGTCTCGAACAGCGTCTGCTCACCGAGTACTACAACGGCGTGCGGCAGATCCTGCTCGACCCGGTCTCGCAGAATCTCGCGTCGTTCCTGAAAGACGTCAACGCGCATCCCGATCAGCTCGCGCCGCTGAACCGCACGCCGGACGCGGCCGCCGTGCCGGTGTCCGCGCATGCGGCGATGGCCGCGAACGGCCAGGGCGGCCTGTATAGCGACGCCTCGCCCACCAACGTGGAAGACGCGTACAACGCGCTCAAGACCTACCTGATGCTGAGCGACAAGCGTCACGTGGAAACGGCTCACCTGACCGATCAGGTGGCCCGCTTCTGGCGCGGCTGGCTCGAAACGAATCGCGGCAACATGCCGCGCGACGAGATGATCCGCAGCGCCGAACGCATGATCACGTTCTACCTGTCGCGCGTCTCCGACGACGACTGGCCGATGATCGACGAGAACCTCGGTCTGGTCGACCAGACCCGTGAAAACCTGCGCCGCGTGGTGCGTGGCATGCCGGCCCGTCAGCGCGTCTACGAGGAAATCAAGGCGCGTGCGTCGACCCGTTTCGCGCCCATGACGATCGCGCGCATTGTCGGCGACAACAACACGGCGCTGGTCGCGGGCAGCTACGCGATCCCCGGCACCTTCACGCGTGAGGCGTGGTTCCAGTACGTGCAGCCCGCGATTCGCGACGCCGCCACCAAGGAACTGCAGGCGAAAGACTGGGTGCTCAACACCTCCGCGCACGACGATCTGACGCTGGAAGGCAGCCCCGAGCAGATCCAGAAGGCGCTCGTCACGATGTACAAGACCGACTACGCCATGCACTGGCAGAAGTTCATGCAAGGCATCGCGGTGCAGAACTTCGGCAGCTTCGGCCAGGCGGTGGATGCGATGAACCGTCTCGGCGATCCGCAAGACTCGCCGATCCGCAAGGTGCTCGAAACCGCGTACGACCAGACCTCGTGGGATAACCCGTCGCTGTTCAACGCGAACCTGAAGCGCGCGCAGACCGGCGCCACCAGCTGGTTCAAGAACCTGTTTTCGCGCGTGCCGACCGGCCAGTTGAACGCCAACATCGACATCAACGGCAATCCGGTCGAAATGCCGATGGGCCCGATCGGCCAGGAGTTCTCGGCGCTCGGCCGTATTGTCCAGACCGGCGACAACGGCTCGATGCTCAAGGGCTATATGGACACGCTGTCCAAGGTCCGCACGCGCTTCAACGTGATCAAGAACCAGGGCGATCCGGGACCGGGCGCGCGTCAGTTGATGCAACAGACGCTCGACGGCAGCGGCTCCGAACTGGCCGATTCGCTCAAGTACGTCGACGAGCAGATGCTCACCGGCCTCACCGACTCGCAACGCAAGGCGCTGCGTCCGCTGCTGGTGCGTCCGCTGATGGCCGCCTATGCGGTGGTGATCCAGCCGGCTAGCGTCGAAGTCAACAAGGTGTGGAACGCGCAGGTCTATCAGACCTTCCAGGGATCGCTCGCGACCAAGTACCCGTTCGCGGGCGACGCCAAGGTCGAAGCCGGTGCCAGCGAAATCGCCCAGGTGTTCGGGCCGGACGGCGCGATCGCCAAGTTCGTCGGTACGACGCTCGGGCCGCTCGCGGTGCGCCGCGGCGACACGCTGACGGCACGCACGTGGGGCGACATGGGTCTCGCACTGACGCCCGACTTCACCAGCGGCTTCGCGCGCTGGGTGGCGCCGCTTGCCGGCGGCGCAGCGGGTGGTGGCGCGGGAGCCCAAGGTTCGGCCGAACCGCAGACCGTGTTCCAGATCCTGCCGCAGCCTAGCAGCGGCACCACGGAATACACGCTCGCGATCGACGGTCAGCAGATGCGTTACCGCAATACGCCGCCGCAGTGGACCAACTTCGTGTGGCCGAATCCGTCGGGCTCGCCGGGCGCGACGCTGAACGCCACGACCTTCGACGGCCGCACGCTGCAACTGGTGAACGAGCCGGGCCGCTACGGTCTGGAGAAGCTGATCAACTCGGCGCAGCGCAAGCGTCGTCCGGACGGCACCTTCGACCTGACGTGGACGCAAGGCAATATCACGGTGGCGGTCAGCATGCGCATCATCAGCACGTCGCAGGCGTCGAGCGCCAGCAGCGACGCACCGCAACAACAAAGCCTGCGCGGCTTGCGTCTGCCGTCGTCGGTGGCGGACGTGAGCGCGGCGGCCAATTCGGTCAATGCAACGGCCGCGGGTGGACCGGGCGCCGCGCCCAGCCCCGCGCCCGTCAACGCGCCGGCGACCGCCGCCGCCGCGGTTTCGAATACAGGGAGTGCGCAATGA
- a CDS encoding M15 family metallopeptidase, whose translation MIAVVLLSYFAIAVLIAAMLLLPAVRASLLGVALAIHGRVMRGASRSATRARGQLARSAKISQSTAVDMQKLLVKRRLLIFTTTGILATPPLVALALRGRQLFQFDDTARVPDEKIAALLNGEQLVPPPPLPPEVFATQEVEQIRPALKDASRDWNLLDADFRTRLLLVYKIMHEQYGYEMALLEGYRSPERQNRLAQMGGNVTNAAAFQSYHQYGLAADNAFLRDGKLVISEKDPWAMRGYQLYGQTAEQVGLTWGGRWKMMDLGHVEYHKPGFVLGRGH comes from the coding sequence TTGATTGCCGTTGTACTTCTCTCCTATTTCGCCATCGCCGTCCTGATCGCCGCAATGCTGCTATTGCCGGCAGTACGCGCCTCTTTATTAGGCGTTGCACTCGCCATTCATGGCCGTGTTATGCGCGGAGCATCGCGCAGTGCAACGCGCGCTCGCGGTCAATTAGCACGCTCGGCAAAAATTTCGCAATCCACCGCAGTTGATATGCAAAAGTTACTGGTAAAGCGGCGCTTGCTGATTTTTACCACGACAGGTATTCTTGCGACGCCGCCATTGGTGGCATTGGCTTTACGCGGCCGGCAATTATTCCAATTCGATGACACTGCGCGGGTACCGGACGAGAAAATTGCCGCGTTATTGAACGGCGAACAGCTCGTGCCCCCGCCGCCGCTGCCGCCGGAGGTATTCGCCACGCAGGAAGTCGAACAGATTCGGCCCGCGCTCAAAGACGCGAGCCGTGACTGGAATTTGCTCGATGCGGACTTCAGAACACGCTTATTGCTCGTGTATAAAATCATGCACGAGCAATACGGGTATGAAATGGCTTTGCTGGAAGGTTATCGCAGTCCGGAGCGGCAAAACCGCCTGGCGCAAATGGGGGGCAACGTCACCAATGCCGCAGCGTTTCAGAGCTATCACCAATACGGTCTTGCCGCGGACAACGCTTTCTTGCGCGACGGCAAGCTCGTCATTTCAGAAAAAGATCCCTGGGCTATGCGAGGCTATCAGTTATACGGTCAGACCGCCGAACAGGTCGGTCTGACGTGGGGTGGACGCTGGAAAATGATGGATCTCGGGCACGTCGAATATCACAAACCCGGCTTCGTCCTTGGGCGGGGTCATTAA
- a CDS encoding nucleoside hydrolase: MKRLLVAMTCVASVTAILAVSACGGNSLNASSAAPKVIIDSDYNTLSDDGQLGVMAAQLQAQGSLNVLGITVVSGNQWLKQGVADALKSVERLGVEKQIGVYAGANYALSHHFATIQAEQKQFPGGDGYLGAWNNPEPKSDSDLVAPPDGFATHTKVQSKSAVDFIVDSVRQNPGEVTILAIGPLTNIALATRQHPEIVPLIKQIIYMGGAIDVPGNTTPTAEFNWWFDPEAAKAVLHLPIKQVVIPLDVTDTVKMDKALYDRVAHDPTKQTIITQLFKTLNGYGFDGKNGFETNPNYTTNIWDTLTLAYLMNPSFATQTVDEWVDVDMSFGANDGKATGYTSSPPAGLQKMTVVKRFDNPGFFNFYVDLLTRPVPLTLPN, from the coding sequence ATGAAAAGACTTCTTGTAGCAATGACGTGCGTGGCAAGCGTGACGGCAATCCTTGCCGTCTCCGCGTGCGGCGGCAACAGCCTGAATGCATCCAGCGCTGCACCGAAAGTGATTATCGACAGCGACTACAACACCCTGAGCGACGACGGCCAGCTTGGCGTCATGGCGGCGCAACTGCAGGCGCAAGGTTCGCTGAACGTGCTGGGCATTACGGTCGTGTCCGGCAATCAATGGTTGAAGCAGGGCGTTGCCGATGCGTTGAAATCGGTCGAGCGTCTGGGTGTCGAGAAACAGATCGGTGTGTATGCCGGCGCCAATTACGCGCTGTCGCACCACTTCGCGACCATTCAGGCCGAGCAGAAGCAATTCCCCGGTGGCGACGGCTATCTCGGCGCGTGGAATAACCCCGAGCCGAAATCGGACAGCGACCTCGTCGCGCCGCCGGACGGCTTTGCGACGCACACCAAAGTGCAGAGCAAAAGCGCGGTCGATTTCATTGTCGATTCGGTGAGGCAGAACCCGGGTGAAGTGACGATTCTGGCGATCGGCCCGCTGACCAATATCGCGCTGGCTACGCGGCAGCATCCCGAGATCGTGCCGTTGATCAAGCAGATCATCTACATGGGCGGTGCGATCGATGTGCCGGGTAATACCACGCCCACGGCGGAATTCAACTGGTGGTTCGATCCGGAAGCGGCGAAGGCCGTGTTGCATTTGCCGATCAAACAGGTGGTGATTCCGCTCGACGTGACGGACACCGTGAAGATGGACAAGGCGCTATACGATCGTGTCGCGCATGATCCGACGAAGCAGACCATCATCACGCAGTTGTTCAAGACGTTGAACGGTTATGGTTTCGACGGCAAGAATGGCTTCGAGACGAACCCGAACTACACCACGAACATCTGGGACACGCTGACGCTCGCGTATCTGATGAATCCTTCGTTCGCCACGCAAACCGTGGATGAATGGGTGGATGTGGATATGAGCTTCGGCGCTAATGACGGCAAGGCTACGGGTTATACGAGTTCGCCGCCGGCGGGCTTGCAGAAGATGACGGTCGTCAAGCGCTTCGACAATCCGGGCTTTTTCAATTTCTACGTGGATCTGTTGACGCGGCCGGTGCCGCTGACGCTGCCGAACTGA